The DNA region GTGAAATCAGTTTAATCTCAACGTTATCCAGATTTTTCACGGTTTTGTTTATCAACTTAAAAGTGTAAATGTTACTAACCGCTGTTTCAGTACTGGTAAACGTTTGCCCCGGCAACCTCAAAATTGTGGCTTCAATATCTGATCTTAAAAACAGTAATGTTATCAATACTGCAACTAAGATAGTCAAAACGGCAGAATAGGCTTTTATTCTTGCATTGAATTTAAACTTTTCTCCTTGCGTAATGTTATCTTCTGAAGCATAACGAATTAAGCCTGGCTCAAAGCCTGTTTTGGTCATAATCTCATCACAAGCATCAATACATGCCGTGCAGTTTACACATTCTAATTGTGTACCGTTTCTAATATCAATTCCTGTGGGACAAACCACTACACATTGATTACAATCTATGCAATCACCATGACCCATTTCCGTTCTATCTTCATTTTTTCTGAATTTCTTTCTACCATTTTCATTTTCGCCTCTTTTATGGTCATAAGCAACCACTATTGATTTTCTGTCTAATAAAACCCCTTGTAACCTACCATAAGGGCAAACAATAATGCATACCTGCTCTCTAAACCAAGCAAACACAAAGAAAAATACCAAGGTAAAAACCAATAGTTTAATCAACGTTCCAATATGATCCAATGGATTGCCTGTAATATATTCCAGCAGCACATCACTACCTATAAAATAGGCCAAGAAAACATTGGCGATAATAAAAGAAATCAAGAAAAAGATAGTCCATTTAATCGCTTTCTTACGTATTTTCTCAGCTGTCCAAGGTTGTTTGTTTAGTCTTATCTGTTTACCTCTGTCTCCTTCTATCCAATATTCAATTTTACGAAATACCATTTCCATAAAAATAGTTTGTGGGC from Aureibaculum sp. 2308TA14-22 includes:
- the ccoG gene encoding cytochrome c oxidase accessory protein CcoG — encoded protein: MAVEEQENFRDSIGTITKDGKRNYIFPKKPSGKFTNYRTYLSWFLLAVLIISPFIKINGNQFLLFNILEGKYNIFGQPFWPQDFYLLVLSMLVGIVFVILFTVIFGRIFCGWVCPQTIFMEMVFRKIEYWIEGDRGKQIRLNKQPWTAEKIRKKAIKWTIFFLISFIIANVFLAYFIGSDVLLEYITGNPLDHIGTLIKLLVFTLVFFFVFAWFREQVCIIVCPYGRLQGVLLDRKSIVVAYDHKRGENENGRKKFRKNEDRTEMGHGDCIDCNQCVVVCPTGIDIRNGTQLECVNCTACIDACDEIMTKTGFEPGLIRYASEDNITQGEKFKFNARIKAYSAVLTILVAVLITLLFLRSDIEATILRLPGQTFTSTETAVSNIYTFKLINKTVKNLDNVEIKLISHAGEVRIVGGTSHVPKGDLTEGTLFIDIDKKDLESAKEKLKIGIYADGELIETTSTNFMGPMKIN